Within Serratia odorifera, the genomic segment GCATTGACCTGGCGGTGATCCCGGCGGCCACGCCGTTCCGTTGCGCGCAGCGCACGCCATGGCCGCGCACCCACGGCCCACAGACGGCCAGGGTAGTCGGGCCGCAGGGCGAATCCATCTGGACCGACAGATACGGGCGCATCAAGGTGAAGTTCCACTGGGACCGTCTGGCGAAAGGGGATGACACCAGTTCGTGCTGGGTACGGGTATCCAGTGCCTGGGCCGGTCAGGGCTTCGGCGGCGTGCAGATCCCGCGGGTCGGCGACGAGGTGGTGATTGACTTTATCAACGGCGACCCGGATCGGCCGATCGTCACCGGTCGGGTGTATAACGAAGCAAGCATGCCACCGTGGGCGCTGCCCGCTGGCGCCACCATGATGGGCTTTATGACGCGCTCGAAAGATGGCCATATCGACAACTCCAGCCACCTGTTCTTCGAAGACAAGGCGGGGTCGGAGCTGGTGCAGCTGCACGCCGAAAAAGACATGAACATTTCGGTGGAAAACGATCAAACGGTCACCGTGGACGGCAATCGCACCACCACCATCCAGAAACAGCAGAAGGATGAGGTGGTTGGCAACGCCATTTTCGACTATCACGGCACCCGCACCACCACCGTCGATAAGTTGGAAAGCAAAACCTTCAAACAGGGCGAAAAGGTCACCATCACCAACGGGCGCAATGCCGAAGTGACCAGCGGCGGGGAAAACGTCAAGGTGACCGGCAAGCGCTTTGCGGAAACGGTGGGTGAAGAAGAGCATCACGTTTCGCAAAAGGTGACGCGCAAATACGGCGCAGGCATGGATTCATACCTGACCGGCGATCGCTATGACGAAATCACCGGCAAGCGCCATAACGTCGTCACCCAGGACGTCACGGACGAGCTGCGCGGTAATCTGAACCAGACGGTGACCAAAAATGCCGATACGCACATTCTTGGCAGCTGGACGCAGACGGTCGACGGTGGCGTGACCATTACCTCACCAAAGAAAATCACCATCGACAGTGCGGAGAAAGTCAGCATCAAGACGCCGGCGGCGTTTGAATACAAGGATCATAAGGAAACCGCCTCGATGTTCTCGTTTGATTTCACGGCGGCAAAAGTGGTGACCGAGGGCTATTCGATGAGCGTAACCGCCAGTGGCAAGCTGGGGCTGACCAATATCAAGTTCGACAAGACGGCCTTTGACCTGTCGACCAGCGAAGGGCGGGTGGAGTTCGTTAACGCAATGGCACACGTCGGGCAGATAATGTCGTCGTTTAACGGCCTGACCATGTTCAGTTGAGGAACGTTTTGATGAAGTTTGCGATTTTGATTTCGGTGATTATTTTTGCGGGTTTTTTTGGCTATCTGGCGCATCTTTTTTACCGCGATCACAAGATAGAAACGCAGGGGCGCACCCTGCTGGCGCGGGTAGAAGAGGTGCATTACCGCAGTTCCAACGATAACGGCACCGTCAATATCCGCTACCGGCTGTCATGGCAGGAACAGGGGGTTACCCGCGAGGTGGAAGGCAAGGACACCATTCCGGCTTTTTACTCCTCAAAAGTGCAGCAAGGCAGCGAGGTGACGATCAGATACCTGGATGACCAGCACGTTGCGTTTGTGTTTGATCAACGCCGTTAAGCCGAATCTGATATTGCGTTTTTGACTTGTCGCCCGCTTTGGCACTCTATACCCTGCGTGGTTAATTTGTTGACGTTAAACACCATACAAGGGCGGGGATGAGCAATAAAATAGGCTGGATCGATAACTTGCGTGCCATGGCATGCATGATGGTGGTGATGATCCATGCCACCACCTACTACGTGACCAACCCACTGACGGTGGCACCGTCGGTGTGGGACAGCGCCAACCTGTTGAATTCCCTCTCGCGCGTCGCGGTACCGCTGTTCTTCATGATCTCCGGCTTTCTGTTTTTTGGCGAGCGCAGCGCCAACCGTAAGCATTTTGTGCGCATCGGCTGCTGCATCCTGTTCTATAGCATCATTGCGCTGATTTACATCGCCTTTTTCACCAAGATCGGCTTTTGGCCGTCGCTGCGCAGCCTACTGCTGAAGCCGGTGTTTTATCACCTGTGGTTTTTTTATGCCATTGTGGTGATTTACCTGCTTTCGCCGCTGATCGGCGTCAAAGCGGTTTCTGGCGGTTATCTGGCGACGGCGATGGCGATCCTGGCGGTCGTCGCCAACCCGAACACCCCGACGCTGACTGCCGATAATGTGCGCCTGCTGCCGGTGAATCTCTATATCCATGGCGACACCTTTTACTACCTGCTGTACGCGCTGGCGGGTCGGGCGATTGGCATAATGAACACGCAATACCGTGGCATCAGCGCCCTGGCGGTGGCGGCGTTCGTTGCCTGCGTGGCGTTGATCGCGTTTGGCACCGGGCACCAGACGCAGATTAACGGTAACTTCGCCGACACCTATTACATCTACAGCGGTCCGCTGGTGTTTATCGCCGCGCTATCGATGCTGGTGTGGTGCAAAAACCACCTGTCGCAGCCGGTGGGCTGGTTAAGCGTTTTTCCCGACATTCGCTGGCGATATACGGTTTTCACGCCATTATCGTCAACGTTATGCGTAATCAGGGCTGGGTCATCAGCCGCTATCCGCTACTGGATATTCTGTGGGTGTTTGGCGTCGCGCTCGGCCTGAGCCTGCTGTTGTCCATTGGTTTGCAGAGGCTGGACAAGCGCCGCCTGGTGTCATGATAGCGGGCGGGCAGCGGCAGCTGCGCCGATAGCCGCCCGCTAGCGCCGGTGTGGGTTACGCCTTGTTGAGGCTGCCGTACACCAGACGCCCCTGATGGAAGGTGGCGCTGCGTGGCGGCAAGCGCGCGACCGCTTCGGCGGAGCAGCTGGCGTGGACCAGCACAAAACCGGCGTCATCACCCACCTGCGGCCAGACGCGCTGGCCGGCATCGTTCAGCGGCAGCACGTTACCGGTGGCGATCGCCATGGCACGCGACAAATGATACTCATCCGAGCCGCGATACAGCTGGGCATACAGATTGGCCTTTTCCAACATATCGCCGCTGCCAAACGGTGACCAGTGGTCGATCACGCTGTCGGTTCCGGTCATCACAAATACCCCTTTTTCCGACAGCTGTGGCAGCGGCATCATCAGGCTGCCGATCGGCACCGTGGAGGCAATGGTGATCTGCTGGGCGGCCAGGCGAGTGGCGGTTTCCGCCAGTTTTCCCGGGCTGAGGGTGGTCAGCGCGAAGGCGTGGCTGATGGTGACCTTGCCGCGCAGCGCCGGGTTTTTTTCTACGCTGGCAATCATGTAATCGATCGCCGCCACGCCGGCCGGGCTGGTTTCGTGCAGGTGAATATCCACGCCCTTGCCGCTGTCGAGGGCGATCTGGAACATGGCATCCAGCGACTTTTCCATTGCGCCGTCGACGTTGGTCGGATCCAGACCGCCAACGTACTGCACGCCCATCTGCATGGCTTCGCGCATCAGACCGTCAACCTTGGAGTGCAGCAGGCCGTGCTGCGGGAAAGCGACAATTTCACAGCTGAAGTCGTCGCGGTGTTTTTCCAGCGCGCGTTGCAGGTGTTCCAGGCTTTTCAGCCCACTGACCGGATCGATGTTGCAGTGGCTGCGCGCGACGCTGCTGCCCTTTGATTGCAGCAGCGCGATCAGCCCTTCGGCCCGTTGCTGCGAGGTTGGCAATAACGTTGGGATCAGTTTCTGCTCCAGCGCAATCATATCCATGATGGTTTTGCCCTGACGTGGGCGCGGTGCCTGCCATGGGCCACCGTAAAAGGTTTTGTCGAGATGGATATGCATATCGCGCATGGCCGGCAGCAGTAACAGGCCGTTGGCCTGATAGCGTGGCAGCGTAGCGTCGAGTTGCGCATTGGCCGGGTGAATCGCGGCAATCTTGCCGTCGTTGATTTCCAGCGTGTACAGCGCGGTGCGGGTGCCAATCACCGTATCGCCGTCGTATTCAAAGCCGTCTTCCAGCCGGACATTGCTCAGCAGGTAATGGCGCGCGGTCAGTGGCGCCGCGGTGGACGGTGCCTCGCCGCGGGCGGCGGTCGGCTCGGCAGCGTGAGCGACGCCGCCTGTCAGGCCAATCACCGCGCAGGCGGTGGTGATCTTCCCGGTCTGCGCCAGGAAAGCTCTGCGGCTTTGTTGGGTGTTTTCCACGTTCAATTCCTTAATCCAGAGGTGAAGTGCTGCAAATACAGCCACCAATCTAAGAAAGGAATGCGCCGGTTGGCAGTGACATTTATCACTGGTGATTATTCGATTTGGCAATGATAGCTTCCGTGCTCATCGCCAGCCGGGCATCGGCAGAGGCAGGGCCGGGATGCGACCCTGACTCGGTTACATCAACGGCAACAGGCAGCGGTACAGTTGGCGGAAGGTGTCGCGCCGTGCGGCATAGTGCTGATGGCGTTCGGCATCCGGCGTGTGGAGCTGCTCCAGCGGTAGGGCGGGCAACAGTTCGGCCAGCGGACGCTGCGGATTGAGGGCGATCTGCGCCAGCCGCGCCGCGCCCAGCGCCGGGCCGACGTCGCCGCCGGTGCGGTATTCCAGCCGCTGGCCGCTGATGTCTGCCAGCATTTGCCGCCAGAACGGACTGCGCGCCCCGCCGCCAATCAGCGTGATGCTGCTGGGTTGCAGGCCGCTGGCGTGTAGCACATCGATGCCATCAGCCAGCGCGAAACCAACGCCCTCCAGTACCGCGCGTGCCAAATCATTTGGGCCATGCTGGTGGGTCAGCCCCCAGAAAACGCCCTTGGCGTTCGGATTGTTATGCGGGGTGCGCTCGCCGGACAGGTACGGCAGGAACCAGACTGGCGTTTCCGCCGGCGGCGCCTGTTCGACGTTGCGCAGCAGCGTGGCGACATCGTCAACCCGGGTCAGTTGGCATACCCAGTCGAGACATGAAGCGGCGCTGAGCATCACCGACATCAGGTGCCAGCGCTCGGGCAGCGCGTGGCAGAAGCTGTGCACCGCGCTGGCCGGGTTACTGAGGAAGCCATCACTGACGGCGAAATAGACGCCAGAGGTACCGAGCGACAGCATCGCCTGTCCCGGTTGATACAGCCCTACGCCGATGGCGCCAGCGGCATTGTCGCCGCCGCCGGCCACCACCGGCACCGGCGGCAACTGCCAGCGTTGTGCCAGCTCGCCGTGCAGTTGCCCGGTCAGTTGGTTGCCCTCGACCAGCGTCGGCATCTGCTCGCGGCTCAGGCCGCAGGCGGCCAGCAAGTCGTCGCTCCAGTCGCGCCGCGCCACGTCCAGCCACAGGGTGCCGGCCGCATCGGACATGTCGCTGGCGAACTCACCGGTCATGCGCCAACGCAGGTAATCCTTTGGCAGCAGCACCTTATCAATTTGCTCAAAGATTTGCGGCTCGTGCTGCTGCACCCACAGCAATTTTGGCGCGGTGAAGCCGGGCATCATCAGGTTGCCGGTGATGGCGCGCGAGTGCGGCACCGCACGCTCCAGTGCCTGGCACTGCTCGGCGCTGCGGCCGTCATTCCATAAAATGGCCGGGCGCAGCACCCGCTGTTGCTTGTCCAGCAGGGTGCGCCGTGCATCTGACCGGTCAGGCCGATAGCCCGTACCTGTTGCAGCGCGTGCTGGCTGCCGAGCGCCAGCATGGCGCGATCGGTGGCGTGCCACCAGGCCTGCGGATCCTGCTCAGACCACAGCGGCTGCGGGCGGAAACCGTCAGCGCCTCGCTGTGGCTGGCCAGCAGCTGTCCCTGCTCATCGAGCAGAATGGCCTTCACGCCGGAGGTGCCGAGATCGATGCCAATGTACATAGGGATCCTTTTTGCTTAACGGCGCCGCCTGGCCGCCGCGTGTCACCAATTAACCGAACAGGTAACGGTTTACCAGATTTTCATACAGCTCCTGATGCCCGCTGCGGTGTTCCGGTGCCAGATTATGCTGTTCGGCGTACTTCGCCAAGGCTTCCAGCGACAGTTTTCCTTGCAGGATCTGCTGGCCCAGCTCGCCGTTCCAGCCGCATAGCGTTTGCCGACCTGCTGATGCAGTTGGCCGTCTTCGACCATTTTTGCCGCCACCTTCAACGCCAGCGCCATGGTGTCCATGGCACCGATATGGCCGTAGAACAGGTCATATTTATCGGTGCTCTGACGGCGAACCTTGGCGTCGAAATTGAGCCCGCCGGTCGTGAAGCCGCCAGCTTTGAGAATTTCGAACATCACCAGGGCGTTTTCTTCCACGCTATTCGGGAACTGATCGGTATCCCAGCCCAGCTGTGGATCGCCGCGGTTGCGTCGACCGAGCCGAAGATACCGAGCGCGATGGCGCTGGCGATTTCATGATGGAACGAGTGGCCGGCCAGGGTAGCGTGGTTGGCTTCCGATATTGACCTTGATTTCTTTTTCCAGGCCGAACTGTTTGAGGAAGCCGTACACCGTTGCCACATCGTAATCATACTGATGCTTGGTTGGCTCCTGCGGTTTGGGTTCGATCAGCAGCGTGCCCTGGAAACCGATTTTGTGTTTGTGCTCGACCACCATCTGCATGAAGCGGCCGAATCTGTTCACGCTCCTGACGCAGATCGGTATTCAGCAGGGTTTCATAACCTTCGCGGCCGCCCCACAGCACGTAGTTTTCACCGCCGAGACGCTGTGTGGCGTTCATCGCGGTGAACACCTGCGTGGCGGCCCAACTGAACACTTCCGGATCCGGATTGGTGGCGGCGCCGGCGCCGTAGCGCGGGTGGGTAAAGCAGTTGGCGGTGCCCCACAGCAGCTTCACGCCGCTGCTGTGCTGTTTTTCCGCCAATACGTCGGTCATCAGCGCAAAATTGTTGATGTACTCTTTCAGCGACGCGCCCTCCGGCGACACGTCCACGTCATGGAAGCAGTAGAACGGCACGTTCAGCTTGTGGAAGAACTCGAAGGCGACGTCGGCCTTGCGCTTCGCCAGCGCCAGCGCGTCACCCGGCTGTTGCCATGGACGATCGAATGCGCCGACGCCAAACATGTCGGCGCCGTTCCAGCAGAAGGTGTGCCAGTAACAGGCGGCAAAGCGCAAGTGGTCGGCCATACGCTTGCCGAGGATGATTTCATCGGGGTTGTAATGGCGAAACGCCAGCGGATTGCTGCTGCCGGTGCCTTCGTAACGAACTTGTTCAAGTTGATCAAAATAGGGTTGCATTCTCGACTCCTTGGTAACGGGGCCCGGCGTACGGGATGCGTTAATCTTCGGAGTTCATGGCGCAGGTCACAATTACGTTATTTCACACTCAAATTCAGAGAATTATTAAATGTGCGGCGGATCTCATATTGACAATTATTTTGGCTTGGCGGGAATGTGCCAGGCGTTTTCATTTGCGGTAGATGAATGTTACAGGGTTAAAACATGATCGCTATCATAAAACCAACATTAAACCAAAAAACGTAATTAGCAGGTAAAAATCAGTAATTGCCGAAGTACAAATAAGCGACAACAAT encodes:
- a CDS encoding DUF3592 domain-containing protein; protein product: MKFAILISVIIFAGFFGYLAHLFYRDHKIETQGRTLLARVEEVHYRSSNDNGTVNIRYRLSWQEQGVTREVEGKDTIPAFYSSKVQQGSEVTIRYLDDQHVAFVFDQRR
- a CDS encoding amidohydrolase family protein, translating into MENTQQSRRAFLAQTGKITTACAVIGLTGGVAHAAEPTAARGEAPSTAAPLTARHYLLSNVRLEDGFEYDGDTVIGTRTALYTLEINDGKIAAIHPANAQLDATLPRYQANGLLLLPAMRDMHIHLDKTFYGGPWQAPRPRQGKTIMDMIALEQKLIPTLLPTSQQRAEGLIALLQSKGSSVARSHCNIDPVSGLKSLEHLQRALEKHRDDFSCEIVAFPQHGLLHSKVDGLMREAMQMGVQYVGGLDPTNVDGAMEKSLDAMFQIALDSGKGVDIHLHETSPAGVAAIDYMIASVEKNPALRGKVTISHAFALTTLSPGKLAETATRLAAQQITIASTVPIGSLMMPLPQLSEKGVFVMTGTDSVIDHWSPFGSGDMLEKANLYAQLYRGSDEYHLSRAMAIATGNVLPLNDAGQRVWPQVGDDAGFVLVHASCSAEAVARLPPRSATFHQGRLVYGSLNKA
- a CDS encoding type VI secretion system Vgr family protein produces the protein MFDRITVTTPAGDGALKFWKLSGTEGVSRSFELDVTLLSRDARLDRRAMLGQPIALTIPSPRLLAAPRYLNGKITSVNVHSADINGERYAVYTLTMESDLWPLKRDRNQRIFQNQSVPAIVKTLLDEYGVQLESQLSGSYRNWEYCVQYQESSYDFISRLMELEGIYFFFRHQADKHTLVLYDAPQQHRPFSGYETIPYHATPSGGSTGEEGIGQWAISERVTPGIYSIDDYDFRKPHAWLFQARQNPASPAPGQIDYYDWPGHFVEHSHGEFYARVRQEEWQAEHQRIDATATALGIVPGCTFTLTNPPFVSDGGEYLVLSARYQLEENSYASGGEDALHRIDLAVIPAATPFRCAQRTPWPRTHGPQTARVVGPQGESIWTDRYGRIKVKFHWDRLAKGDDTSSCWVRVSSAWAGQGFGGVQIPRVGDEVVIDFINGDPDRPIVTGRVYNEASMPPWALPAGATMMGFMTRSKDGHIDNSSHLFFEDKAGSELVQLHAEKDMNISVENDQTVTVDGNRTTTIQKQQKDEVVGNAIFDYHGTRTTTVDKLESKTFKQGEKVTITNGRNAEVTSGGENVKVTGKRFAETVGEEEHHVSQKVTRKYGAGMDSYLTGDRYDEITGKRHNVVTQDVTDELRGNLNQTVTKNADTHILGSWTQTVDGGVTITSPKKITIDSAEKVSIKTPAAFEYKDHKETASMFSFDFTAAKVVTEGYSMSVTASGKLGLTNIKFDKTAFDLSTSEGRVEFVNAMAHVGQIMSSFNGLTMFS